One Triticum dicoccoides isolate Atlit2015 ecotype Zavitan chromosome 3B, WEW_v2.0, whole genome shotgun sequence genomic window, tcGCAACCTTGGAGTCTATAACACCTTCTCTTTATAATTAATGAATTGGGCAAGTCTTTTGtctctgattttttttttgcggggggaaAAAGTTCTGTATTAATTAACCCGGATCAGTATGATCCAGTGCTCATATTAACGAAGGCAATCTCCAAAAATGTATTATGCTAGATATATTTATATGGAGGGAGTACCTTGTTCTTATGGTCGACGGTGAATTTCTGATAGCACTTTCTATTCGGAATCAATTTCGTGCTCATACTAACGGCCGCCACTCTGTTAGGGCCGTTACATTTTAAACCAGTTATGATTTAATGTCCAAATCTTCACTTATATGGTTGTATAGCTCAATCCATATTTATAAAACTAGTGGTTATTTGTCCTTTTCACCTCATGAAGAttcgagtggaactcttctcaagAATTTATAAGCTGCGAATAGTGCAAGATCTCAAGATGTTGAAGTTCCTTTCCTTTTTGCTTGCCTGTTATCTTGAGGGGTATCCAACCCATGGCATCCTTGTCAACCTTTTCTCCCTCGCACCATGGTCCTCACAATTCCTTCAAACAAAATCCTTGTAATCCAACTCAAAGATAACAGATGCGGACACAACAGGCAATGCGATTACCTGTCCCGCGTGGAAATCTAGCCGTCCACTTGTATTAAGCCTGGTATAATCCAGTTGCTGTCAGGCTATGTCGCATGCCTCGGCAACCCATTTTGATTCGGTAAACGCAAAATCAACCATCCAATAGACACTCTTTTGACATCGATTGCGATTATCAGAACGAATGTGCTCATGGTTTCTTTAATTTTAAGGGCACCAGTATATGAATTAAGGCTTATAATACAGCGTAGTTCACCAACTCGAAAATAAAATGAAATACAGCGTACTACATTGTGTAGACAGTGTTTTTCTTTATATTATAGTAAAAAAATGTATACAGAAAAATAACCAAAAGAAATAtcccaatccaatccaatccaaccAATGCTCCTACCAGGAATGATCATGCACTGATATGACAGAGAAGCAACAGTGATCAGCCCAATTAGAAGATAGTGAAAAAGAACATAAGAACTTTCCAACAGTTAAAAACTTTACAAGGGCGCGAGGAGCGTTGCCTCCTACTGTACTATGGAACCTGTCTCCTGCCATGGCTACTGCTGCTCTTGTCTATGCTCCTGAAGCTGCTTCTCCTGCTGCTGCCTCCTACCGCTGCTACTCTGCTTGTTGTTGTGCATCCAGACCTTGAGCGCCTGCCTCCGGACCCCGGCCTGCGCGCAGAAATGCCCCACCATCGCCTCGTCCTGCCGCTGCAGCCTCCACCCGACCCGCTCCGCGAACTCCAGCATCTGCTCCTTCTGCTCCCGCGTGAACGTCGTCCTGGAACGCTTCCGCGGTGCCGGCGACGGCCCACGACGCTCCTCGCTGGAGGACTCGGTCGTCGTGCCGGTGCCGCCGCTGGCCGCGAGGCCGTAGGGGAACGGCAAGCGCTGGTGCGGGTGCTTGCTCGCCGCCGGCGGGAGCAGCAATGGTGCGCGCGCGCTGGCAGCCAGCAGCGGCAAGTGAGCGCGCCCCGGCGAGGGGTCGCGGCGGTGGAAGCTGCGGTGGCAGCCGCAGGCAGCGCATGCGAGTGGGTCCTCGGGGGAGGCCGGCATGAACTCGCAGCATCCGTCCAGGACGTGCCCGCCAGCGGCCGCCGCGTGGTTACGGAGGCACTCGTGGTACTGCCGCCTCGCCTCCGCTTGCATGTTGTCTGCCGGCCCGTTTGCGGTGGCGCTGCGGTGAGGTGCCGCGGGCGGGGCGCCGTCGCCCACGTCGCTGccgtccccgtcctcctctccccggAATTCCATTGCGCGTATAGAAATAGAGCGCGCGCGTGTGCTTGTGCTTGTCAAACTGCAGCACGCCAAGGCTGACGATTACGTCTTTGGTGGGGAAATAGTGCGTCAACGTTGTGCTCGCGGTTGGGGTCATGTCTGGGATATTTCTGGGAACCGTCACGCTAGGTGGTCGGGCGCGTCTATATATCGCCCTCAGCCAGCCGGAGAAAGAGTCTGCCTCTGCATTACACTGCTGATTTTCCTTTCGTTGGCGTTATATATTTGGTACGGTCTCGTCAGACTCGTCGGCTTTCTTTTTCTTACCATTTTTATTTGACCTTTCGACTTCATCAGTTTATAtatattttgaaaatttaaaatatatTTAGGAAAATAATTTTTATTTTACTTATCTATAGAAACCGATCACAATGTATTTAAGAAAAATGATCATCATGTGTTTAAAACAATGTTCATCGTATATTTGAAAATCGTTCACCATATCTTTACAAAAATTCAACCTATGCCTTAAAAAAGTTCAACATATTATTGTCCTCCATGTATTTAGATAAATGGTCACCATATGTTAAGAAAAGATCACCGTGTATTTAAAAGAAATGTTCACCATGTATTTAAGAAATATTTGTGTGTATTTTACGACCATGCACGGGCATACCACCCATTTTTGACCGAAGAATCAACCATAACTTCTATGATTATTCACCGATTTTATCCATATTTGTTCCTACGAGTTCCCTAGAAACCAAGGGAGGTATTGGGCGAGGATTGGGCTCCTCTAGAATCTTTGGATCAAAGGGGAGAAGTCACATCCATAGAGAAGGCCCGTGGAGCCCTCCTATCTATACACCTCCAACGCTAGTCGCCGGCATCCATCTCAAATCTATCTTCCATGAGTCGTCACACCTCCATTGTTGCAGCAAGACCATATCCACCATGGAGGAAGGACCAAGATAgggaagaaggaagggggaggcttcGCCAACGCCCCGCAACGGCTGAAGGGCCGCTGCCATATCCACCGACGCTCCATGCCTTTCTCCTTCCCCAACTCAATGTTGGATTGTAACTTGTCTCTCCCCTCTATGTTAATCCCCCACATGTTTGACTAATTGTATCAGTTTTAATTAGCATGCTGACATTTTTTAGGATGGTACAAACAATTGAACTCAACGAGTCGCTCCCTTTTCCCCAACCCCGGCAAGCATCTAACGTCTCATCCACACCACAACCTCGCCCCCCCTTCTATCGCGGTTTACGACCTTGTCGTTAGCTAGAGTATTGGGAACCTGCTAGTTTCATTTAGTTCTAGTAGATCCTTATTTGACTTAGGTTTTTGTTCCCTAAAGGAATCAACGAGGCGTTGGCGTTGATGGCGCGTCAGAATAAGGTCTCTCCTGCCTCTCCCTACCTCGACGGCGTATGATCCGACACCAATGAAGGGCCTATAAGGGTAGGCGCTGCTAGTTTTGTTGTCCCTCTTTGGATCTTGGTGTTGGCGTGCAATCAAGGGAAGGAGTTAGCTCGATTTTGGCGTGATGACATCAATGTGATTGTCTAGCTTAATAGGGATGAtaaactactcatatcaataaataatttcttcttttccgggagccaattcagaaagaactccaaagttaagcgtgctcagcttggagcaaTTTCAGTCCTAGTTGCGCATGAGTGAGCATAAAGTGCACATAAAAGACTAATATTGATTTATGGGTCCGGTCTAGATCCTGTCACGAGTAATGGCTAGTAACAGGCGGGTGTGTCcgaggcgttacaagttggtattagagaccgtatatgccaagagggaacgttcccatGGCCCGACATGGACGTCGGTTcctttgagtgggggtgtatgtgatagcctggtttAATAGGATGATAGACTActgatatcaataaggaattctttcttttccgggagccaattcgaaaagaactccaaagttaagcgtgctcatctTGGAGCAATTTCAGGATAGATGACCGACTGGAAAGTTGGTCccaggtgcgcatgagtgaggacaaagtgcacagaaaagactagtattgatctgtgaggcCAGTCTAGATCCGTCAGGTGCAACGGCCAGTAACCGACGAGTGTGTCCGGAGCGTTACAATCAACCTCTTCTTTTGACTTTTTGTGTGTGGCATGGTCTGTTTTCTCCAACTCTCTTGACATGTGGTGAAGGATTGCAAGTTTGGATTACGCGAGGTGATGCCTCAGTCGATGTTTTTTATGTTTCTTTGTTGGTTACCGGATCTCATTTTTAGCGGCAAGTACCTTTTTTAACCTTCAAAGCCCTGTTTGACGAGGTCGTTTGCACGTGTCAATTTCCTTTATTGTCGGTTTATTGCAATTTTCAAGCTCTGACCATCGGCATACAACGGAATTAATAAGATGACCAATGTGGTTTTTGTTGTAGTTTTATATCTTATCGTTCTGTATCTTGTGGTTGGTTAATTGTACTAGCTATGTTTATCTTGGTAAACATAAGATGTTAGATACCATTTGGGTGTCTTAAAAGAACAACTTAACTTAGATACATAATTTAGTGGCCATGGTTATGCTCCTTTAAACTCAACTATAAATCATGTTTCTTTTAGTAATGAATCTTTTAACTCTCTAGAACGTATGGTCTCGTACTCTCTATGCCATAAACTAATGCACTTAGGGCATCTCTAACCGATCTCTTATTTTAACTACTTATATGCTCCTTTAAACTCAACTCATTATAGTTTGAGAAGTTAAATGATGATCGGACCTAACCGAACCCTCAAATTTAAGTCCTCAAATGAACTGACCCCACATGAAAGtctctcttcatcttcttcctttAGACGCGCCCAGCCGGAGAAGCACCTTAGCCGCGCACACCTCTACCATGTCGCCCAACCCTGGTCCCGCCGCCTCGCCACCACGGCGTCGGCGAGGAGTTTTCATGAAAtagtgcgcgcgcgcgtgtgtgagcGGGGTTACTTGTCGTGCATGGTGTGCGTGCACAATGGGTTAGAAGGCCTTGGCATGCAGTATTGCAGGCGTTGTAGGACACCACTGAGGCTCTAGGAACGCCGCCCGATGATGCGCTAGAAGGCCTCGGCATGTTCAAGAATTGGCTATGAAGGACCACGACGACGGAGGAGGCCATAGAGGTGAGCACACACAACCACCAGCGTATGCATAACCGCACAAGCATGATTTCACGAAATTTCTGGCCTCGGCGTGATTCCGGCTCCGACAAGGATCGCCAGAGTTGCGGGGCGTAGGGGATTCCATTTTCTCGGTGTAAAACATATGATTTGGGAAACTGCTCGACACCCTAAatggggtgtggctatctcattatatagaggtaTCAAAGGGTACAATTCAAGGTGTATACAAAGTCTACGT contains:
- the LOC119276351 gene encoding zinc-finger homeodomain protein 5-like, which translates into the protein MEFRGEEDGDGSDVGDGAPPAAPHRSATANGPADNMQAEARRQYHECLRNHAAAAGGHVLDGCCEFMPASPEDPLACAACGCHRSFHRRDPSPGRAHLPLLAASARAPLLLPPAASKHPHQRLPFPYGLAASGGTGTTTESSSEERRGPSPAPRKRSRTTFTREQKEQMLEFAERVGWRLQRQDEAMVGHFCAQAGVRRQALKVWMHNNKQSSSGRRQQQEKQLQEHRQEQQ